From Panthera uncia isolate 11264 chromosome X, Puncia_PCG_1.0, whole genome shotgun sequence, the proteins below share one genomic window:
- the NBDY gene encoding negative regulator of P-body association, translating into MGDQPCFSGRSTLPPGNTRETRPPKKRCLLAPRWDYPEGTPNGGSTTLHSAPSPASPGLKSHPPPPEK; encoded by the coding sequence ATGGGTGACCAACCTTGTTTCTCCGGGAGATCCACGCTCCCACCTGGAAACACGCGGGAAACCAGGCCTCCAAAAAAGCGCTGCCTCCTAGCTCCACGGTGGGATTATCCAGAGGGAACCCCCAACGGAGGTAGTACCACTCTTCACTCTGCACCTTCTCCTGCATCACCCGGCCTGAAGTCGCACCCTCCTCCTCCGGAGAAGTAG